In Dehalococcoidales bacterium, a single genomic region encodes these proteins:
- a CDS encoding DUF4368 domain-containing protein: MLEQAEAQTQGIVKFLRGFKRFTEIKELNAEVVSEFIERIGIGETVMVNPRRFSHWADEKRQYIRIVCNYIGAMPQEKKAVTASASGKTAYKE; the protein is encoded by the coding sequence GTGCTTGAGCAAGCTGAAGCACAGACACAGGGCATTGTCAAGTTTCTGCGGGGGTTTAAAAGGTTCACGGAGATTAAGGAACTCAATGCCGAGGTTGTAAGCGAATTCATTGAGCGGATTGGAATCGGAGAAACGGTGATGGTAAACCCTCGGAGATTTTCGCACTGGGCAGATGAAAAGAGGCAGTACATAAGAATTGTGTGCAACTACATCGGTGCAATGCCACAAGAGAAAAAGGCAGTCACGGCAAGTGCAAGCGGAAAAACAGCTTATAAAGAATAA